TTTACTACATACTACAGGAGAATAGAGGATTCTGAGAGGCAAAAGACCCAACACTCAAACATATGCCATGTCCCTTGTGACTTGCAATACTGTTCAGTTTGTAATGAATTGGCTTTACATACTACAGATATATGTAGTTCAATAATAAAATGTGGTATATGTAAATGATTCCATGCATGTTAAAATATTCAAGTTGTACTTTATTAACTCAGTATGGTTCTTCTATACAGGCTCTAATGTCATTATAACACCCTTCAAACTTTTTGTTGTTGCTCCTTCAGCTCGGCCTCGAGGGGGATCTGTAATGTTTGATTTGCTCAGCTTTTGCAGGTGTGATCTTCACGCATTTTGCATGGAACCATTTCTCACAAACATTGTGTAGCAGCATATACAAATAATTATGCTCATTCGTAAAATCAGTGAATAAAGTGAACTTTCACCCATTAACAAGTTGACAACGTAAAAGATGAAATATTTCCACATGCATGAAATTATTCCTTACCTTACATGCatatagatataaaaaatatatagaagcCAATTTATTACTAAACGTTAattgtaattaaaaataataaaaataaacaaggaACATGGCATATGTTTCGAGGGTTTTTACCTTTTCAAACCTTCCCACGCCAGCTCAATTGGGGCACAAGACCCACAGTCAGATGCTTCCGCCAATtatcaaagaaaattttagaCAAGAGATAGAGAGCAAACAGCAGGAAGAAGGCGAAGGTCATGGAGATAAACACTAAAGGGTGGGGTGAGATAACTGCCATTGCTAGAGCATAAGAAATGCACAGAGATCCCCCAATCCAAAAGAACCAACATGCAAACATGCTACCAATTGGCATGAGACAGAACGTGTAGAGTATAGCGTAGCAGAAGCCGACGGTGTTAGAAACCCAAAGAAGGATGAAGAACGTCTGTTTCATCACCACGGAACCTGCGTTAGCATCCTCCTCGGGTTGGTGTACACCTCCTGGAGGCTGGAGGGCAGTCTGGTAAGTGGCTGTTATTATCAAAGTGCATACAATCAAGAACACTGCACGAGCTTCGTCTGATGTGTTGCTCCTTAGTCGTCTCATGAAAGTGGAGCAGAAAGTCCAGAAAGTGAGTGGTGATTTATAAATCTCATACTGTGCCTTTGATCTTGGCACCGAAGCTGCTTCTTTACACCCCGGTGTTTACAACAACTTGTTCCAAATCCAGGTCCTCCTCCTCTCCTGGTCCCTGGCTTCCACCTGCCTCCTCTCTCCGTTCTTGGTTTCTTCTTAAGATATCAAGGAAAGTTAAACCATCACCATTTACATCGTTCCGCTTAACCAACCGACATTCCAGTAACAGCCTAACCGCCTGCTACACAAATGGAtccatcatatatataaaaaaatgattcttGGAGGAATAATCTCACATTGTTCACTCATTCCAATTATTACTTAAACTTATAGATGGGAAGCCAATCCCACTCGAACTTGCTTTTGTTTACAGTTTAaaacaatgttctaaaaatcgctaGGCAGTAACTAGGCGTTCTATGGAGTACTAGCGACTAGGCGGATTATTCGAGGATTAGTGTTagcaaattattgatttattatacatttatatgacatatattagtttttaagtttaattataaaattattgtgattaATTATCATCATTAGAtgtacaaaataaaagaaataagacAAATTTGTAGATTTATAATAAGATTATTgcttaatttaatatatttagatcgATTTAAACCGATTTAGAATAGTTTCAATCAGTTTGAATTGTATAAATCAGattctaagaaaatttgtttcGGACAGGACCGAATTGCCGTCTATACCAATTTTTAGAACTTTGgttttaaatatagaaaaagaaaagaaaaacatgccTGACGATCATTCTTAGATGCTGCAAGGTGCAAAGGAGTGTTGTAGTCAATATCCACGACTCTCAATGGTGTCAGCGTCTCTTTGGCTCATTCTCTGGATCCATTCGGTGAGGACTTGGAGAACTTCAAACCTATCATGTTTCACAGCAAGATGTAGAGCATTCTGGCGATCTACGCTAGCTCTCATCTTGGATACATTCAGGGGATCCACGAAGGCACCTCGCCACAAGGTCTGCGTTTCCTTTTTGCGCTAGTAAATGAAACGGTGTGATGCCGTTTCTCCCTTTAACGCGGGCAAGACCGCCGTCAAGCCAGATCATCCTGCGGACAAACTCATTTTGATCCATGTTGACAGCAAGATGCAACGGACTATACCCTTTTGTGTTGAGCTTTCTGGCAAAAGAGGGCTTAGATTCAGCATCTCCTTGGCGAATGGTATGTTCCCAGAAGCTGCAGCTACGTGGAGGGGAGTGGTCACAAATGGTACTGCGTCGATGTTCTCAAGTATGTATGGATTCTCATCAATAAGAGTATACAGCTCATCGATGCTTCCAGATTCAGCTGCTTGTTTAAGTCTTGGATCCATTGGAAAAAAGGTTTATTATCGAACTAACTTTGCAAGATTGATGAAGTTAAAGTGAGGTGACTTTTATAGACACAAAAGAACCAGTGAGTGAGTATGTGAGATGACTAAAAGAAGAGAGTGACTTTTCACATGTAAGTAagagaaataataaagaaagacCTTTTGACACATGAGTATGTTTTATTCCCTCATGATGTTCATAAAAGCTCAGCATCCACTAgcttttttaccaaaaaattaatcTCTTTGCTTATCCACACATAATCATCCTATCCATTCAAGCAAAGCGATCCACCTATGGGTTTCTTAATCATTCGAATATTTTTATAGTCCTGAGCCGCTGGAAGCTGTCAAGACACCAGTGTAAGTCTGAGGCCTGAGCCCCGATCAAGTTGGTTTTAACGATACCATTAGCATAATATATGGCTTATATTTTGAGAATGCAATGCTGTAACCCCCTTCTTAAGATATATGATATGTTCCAAGTAGTAATTAATGAGACCTTTTGGGCCACTAGTTTAATCTGCGAGAGATGTTGTCGTGTAATAATGAGACCACTTAACCATAGCCCAAAGGATATCTTCTGCTGGGGAAGTCCATATAAAACCATAACTATACAGCCAAACTCCCAGACATCCAATAAACAATGCGATAAgattaaagaaattttttaaataaaccaaCCAATCACTAGGGGACAAACATTCTAATTATCTCTAGAAGACAATGCGAATCATATAAACTCATGTCGAACTTAAAGAGTGACAGAGAGAATGAAGAACAAAGATTAAAAGCAAACAATTGATTCTTGATGATGAAAAGCAGAAACTCTAAAGGTAAAGATTGGTTAGTATTCCGGCGGAGCTCCGGCGGCGGGGGTCCAGACAACATCAGAGCCCTCAATGTGGCAAGACTCTCCACCTCCTCCAGAGACCGGCGGCGACTGTCCCTTCCCTTCCTTCGCCTCCGCCGAAGCCGAGGAGTTTTCTTGCTTCACCTCCGCGGGTAACCGGTAATACGAAGGGTTGTTCAAACTCGCGGCGACGACGAAGACGGGTCCGGCGGAGATGAGCGGACCGGAGACGAATCCGCCGATTATCTGTCCCTGAGGTCCGGCGAGCGAGACGGCGAAGGAGTTGGAGACGGGAGGAGGGAGGAAAGCGGCGGAGACGGAGAGGAGATCGAACTTGCCGTGGAAAGTGATGGTTGAGCCGGGAGGTGCGGGGGAAGGCTGGCGCAGCGTGACGTCAGCAACGGAGCCGGAGCCGCTGAGGAGGCAGAGGCCGATGGATCTTTCGCGGCAGAAGCGGTTGATGGAGGCGACGACGTCGTTTCCGGAAGGGACTTGGAGGATGTAAGGGCTCATGGGAGGCTCCAAGGTGAGGAAAACCGGTGGTTTCGGTTTGTTTTTCGAACCTTGGGGTCTGCCACGTGGACGCTGACGCTGTACGGGTTCCATTGATGCGGCGGCGgtggagaaggaggaggaggagatagCGTGTTGGTGCTGAGGGAACTTGGAGGTCCAATGTCTCCTTTTTTCACCTTTCTGAATTTTGTATTTGTGTGGTAAAATGGTGAAAagtaaaagaggaagaagatgcagAGTTTGTTGGTAATAGTGTACAAAGACTAGTCGTTGTCTCTTTAATGGGCGAAAGTGGTGTGtttgattaattatataatttgaccAGAAAGTATTTTGCTTTTTCTCTCTATCTCTACTACATGAGTTGTTAATAAGACTGgacattttatccgttaaatttgattcgattcgttattcgtTTCGATTTTATCCGAAAATTCTGGATATCTGTAAACTTTGGAGTcaaagcaaatactaaaaatcaatatccgttaaaatcaaagcaaatcacaaatattaaattttggaaagcggatatccgatccgatccgacaatatataaatacatgtatatcttgattatatttaaaatttttaaagtataaaattatataattattattctaacatatgatttgataaattatattcactttattatttatataaaagtattacgTAAAGGAAGAGAACACATTtatgataattataattttttcttaagttttgtgttattataattgttaactaagcttaaatttttttacaaaatatgtagattcactacttcttttaatttttatcatatacatcatgcgaaaaaatattttacaaaataaatttgtatcaaatttttaaaattatttatattaatcaaaacatatgagatatccgtaagtattcgtaaatatccgcaaatatctatttattttccggATATTCGTCTTTCCGAATATCCGTATTTTTCCGAAGCGaagcaaatcgaaaaattagatatctgtgacatacgaagcaaatcaaagaTACCTtcaaaaatccggatatccagtgagttcaatatatatatattatttttttggtgggTGTAAATGCGTTCAATATGTTACATTGTTGATAATATCGAGGCCGTGCCATTTGTAACACTCCGCTCCAGGCATCTGCTCTTTCCTGTGTTGTTGTTTATCTGCTCTCCTCTGTATCCCTTGATGACCCTGAGGCTGAGCCATCTGAAGGCTACACAGTAACTCGAATATTGTAACACTAGTGAAACAAATACGCCTTCGAGAATGTAAACGTATAAAGCAGAAGAAGGCCAATCAGGTCAACCATTTTAGACAGGCATAAAGAGCCAAAATTGTCAAGTCTCATACCAAGAAGAGAAATATAACTAATTGACTATAGACTCCTTTAAAGACGGAATTTTTATAAGAATCACAAGACAAAATTAGTCACAGTATTTTGATAATAACAGTAAAgatcaacaagaagaaaagagacATTACTAACTGTAAAGCTGTTTTTCAATCACATTAAAGACTACACAAATCAAATGCAACTTTATGATCGTCTTTTTCAAGCTCTGTGTTTCTTGTTGGCACCGCAGCAACTTGGGCATTTGTAATGTTTGATGTGCTCAGCCCTTGCAGGTGTGATCTTGACGCATTTTCCATGGAACCATCTCTCACAAGTATCACACCATATCCAGAACTCCTCTTCTCCATCATCGCTCTCTCCACAGACACCACAAAACTCACCTTGCCCCTCGTCTTCCTCCCCATCATCATCTCCGCTCTCACTTTCTTCTCTTGTTGGTGGTGGCGGGGATCTCTTTGAAGCCTTAGTCTGAGATTCAGATTGGTGAGAACATTAAAACagagatagatagataagaCTGAGAATTTTAAAAAGAAGCGTCTATTATACCTTGACACCACCAGACTTGCTTCTGCTACTGTTGTGGTTACCAGATTGATCCTTGGATTGCTTTGCGTTGCCAGTTACAACCTCGAAAATGGTTGGGAGATCATTTATCATCCGGAACAGCCTCATCCTGAaacaaaatttagttatataagaCCACCAGTCACAAACATGTGTACAAGAACATAGAACACTGA
This region of Brassica napus cultivar Da-Ae chromosome C5, Da-Ae, whole genome shotgun sequence genomic DNA includes:
- the LOC125587484 gene encoding AT-hook motif nuclear-localized protein 28-like, with protein sequence MEPVQRQRPRGRPQGSKNKPKPPVFLTLEPPMSPYILQVPSGNDVVASINRFCRERSIGLCLLSGSGSVADVTLRQPSPAPPGSTITFHGKFDLLSVSAAFLPPPVSNSFAVSLAGPQGQIIGGFVSGPLISAGPVFVVAASLNNPSYYRLPAEVKQENSSASAEAKEGKGQSPPVSGGGGESCHIEGSDVVWTPAAGAPPEY
- the LOC106346594 gene encoding PHD finger protein ALFIN-LIKE 7, encoding MEGRAAEDVFKDFRGRRAGLIKALTTDVRKFYDKCDPANENLCLYGLPNGSWELNLPVDEVPPELPEPALGINFSRDGMPEENWVSLIAVHSDSWLIAVAFYFGARFSFDKNERMRLFRMINDLPTIFEVVTGNAKQSKDQSGNHNSSRSKSGGVKTKASKRSPPPPTREESESGDDDGEEDEGQGEFCGVCGESDDGEEEFWIWCDTCERWFHGKCVKITPARAEHIKHYKCPSCCGANKKHRA